A single window of Methylacidimicrobium sp. AP8 DNA harbors:
- a CDS encoding L,D-transpeptidase family protein: protein MRVSVHDQALEVVKNGIPTHRFPVSTSRFGLGDQPNSFRTPLGRFVVQNKIGDGVPLGGKFYHRKYTGERVDLKRASASDHDSLLTRILWLRGLEEQNRNAYSRGIYIHGTNQESLIGRPASYGCIRMRNRDVLVLYDCVPVGSLVLIQREPLYPPSRTAGATAAARPAIAATTLPAVATPSPLPPPKALPIEARPRPQPASPAPRRRPAASAVRRHHALSHHVPDRQHPHQSRAHRQKHLAKASVRKGP, encoded by the coding sequence GTGAGGGTGAGCGTGCACGATCAGGCCCTCGAAGTGGTCAAAAACGGGATTCCGACGCACCGCTTCCCGGTATCTACCTCCCGGTTCGGATTGGGGGATCAGCCGAACAGCTTCCGCACGCCGCTCGGCCGGTTCGTCGTCCAGAACAAGATCGGCGACGGGGTCCCATTGGGAGGTAAGTTTTACCACCGCAAGTATACCGGGGAGCGGGTCGATTTAAAGCGCGCAAGCGCATCCGACCACGATAGCCTGCTCACCCGGATTCTCTGGCTTCGCGGTCTGGAAGAGCAGAATCGCAACGCTTACAGCCGTGGGATCTATATTCACGGAACAAACCAGGAGAGCTTGATCGGCCGGCCCGCCAGCTACGGCTGCATCCGCATGCGCAACCGGGATGTCCTCGTGCTTTACGACTGCGTGCCGGTGGGAAGCCTTGTCCTGATCCAGCGCGAACCTCTGTATCCCCCTTCTCGAACCGCCGGGGCAACGGCTGCGGCGCGCCCGGCTATTGCGGCGACGACCCTCCCGGCCGTCGCAACTCCTTCCCCGCTTCCTCCGCCTAAAGCGCTACCAATCGAAGCCCGTCCTCGTCCGCAACCGGCCTCACCGGCCCCGCGACGGAGGCCCGCCGCCTCTGCGGTGCGCAGACACCATGCCCTCAGCCACCACGTTCCGGACCGGCAGCATCCTCACCAGAGCCGCGCGCACCGACAGAAGCATTTGGCCAAAGCTTCCGTCCGCAAGGGCCCTTGA
- a CDS encoding small basic protein, with translation MSQHRSLRRSSQLATKRNVLKRFERISLLKKRGRWKDGMRVFGLPKTRPV, from the coding sequence ATGTCGCAACATCGCAGTCTTCGCAGGAGTTCACAGCTTGCCACGAAGCGGAACGTTCTGAAACGCTTTGAGCGGATCAGCCTTCTTAAGAAGCGGGGCCGATGGAAAGACGGGATGCGCGTATTCGGGTTGCCGAAGACGCGTCCGGTGTAA
- a CDS encoding ChaN family lipoprotein, with amino-acid sequence MIPLREAVGAIALILSVSAARASGPGWIDLLTGDPVSDAGLLSELRNARILYLGEAHTVPSHHRVEERLLRSLASETPPLTLFLEALESRDAPALSRFAAGELSFEELARTIDWPRRWSNFRDYRGLCLLARERHVRILGMDGPSLLFHRIARQGWASVSPDERKQMSLTGVRFDPLYQRLLQLFLPIHPGKGRSWQVRAAEAQEVRDDWMAEHIVRSLRKTGVNQARALVICGAGHLRFGLGLPEHVASRLPLPRRILLLAAPAERRTASGADSAGKTTGAPSIPHASFEFVARPLADYLWLPPDSFPVKDEPDHAGECPLGRRQNYSQRMPLREISPEPSRQKPRIYGRLTPDASSATRIRASRLSIGPAS; translated from the coding sequence TTGATTCCGCTTCGAGAGGCGGTGGGGGCGATAGCGCTGATCCTGTCGGTCTCTGCGGCGCGCGCGTCCGGCCCAGGCTGGATCGACCTCCTGACCGGCGATCCCGTTTCGGACGCCGGCCTGCTCTCCGAGCTGCGGAACGCCCGCATCCTCTACCTGGGCGAGGCCCACACGGTTCCCTCTCACCACCGGGTCGAGGAGCGTCTCCTCCGTTCGCTCGCCTCCGAGACACCCCCGCTCACGCTCTTTCTTGAAGCGCTCGAATCGAGGGATGCGCCCGCCCTCTCCCGCTTTGCAGCCGGAGAACTCTCCTTCGAGGAGCTGGCGCGAACGATCGACTGGCCGAGAAGGTGGAGCAACTTCCGGGATTACCGCGGCCTCTGCCTCTTGGCCCGGGAAAGGCACGTTCGAATTCTCGGCATGGACGGACCCTCCCTGCTTTTCCACCGGATCGCTCGACAGGGTTGGGCTTCCGTTTCTCCCGACGAGCGGAAGCAAATGAGTCTCACCGGAGTTCGTTTCGATCCGCTCTATCAGCGCCTGCTCCAGCTTTTCCTGCCTATCCATCCCGGCAAGGGCCGATCCTGGCAAGTCCGGGCCGCGGAGGCGCAGGAAGTGCGCGACGACTGGATGGCCGAGCACATCGTCCGATCCCTTCGAAAAACCGGCGTGAACCAGGCTCGCGCGCTGGTGATCTGCGGCGCGGGCCATCTCCGATTCGGCTTGGGGTTGCCGGAACACGTGGCCTCCCGCCTGCCGCTACCTCGGCGGATCCTTCTGCTGGCAGCCCCTGCAGAGCGACGGACGGCTTCCGGGGCCGACTCCGCCGGGAAGACCACCGGCGCGCCGTCCATTCCTCATGCTTCCTTTGAATTCGTCGCCCGGCCTCTTGCCGACTATCTCTGGCTTCCTCCCGACTCGTTCCCCGTCAAGGACGAGCCGGATCACGCCGGCGAATGCCCACTGGGCCGCCGGCAAAATTATTCCCAGAGGATGCCTCTCAGGGAAATCTCCCCGGAACCGAGCAGGCAGAAACCGCGCATCTACGGACGGCTTACACCGGACGCGTCTTCGGCAACCCGAATACGCGCATCCCGTCTTTCCATCGGCCCCGCTTCTTAA
- a CDS encoding VWA domain-containing protein, which yields MTWRSPSWLILGVPFLAAAVLLFRRWKAGPSERRLFVNLVPMEGQWALQSSPRVLHRRPWLLILAGLLSVAALAGPQWGQSHRRLLRPSTDVIIALDLSRSMTASDLVPSRLDRAKLLIRTFLQEAVGQRIGLLVFSSSAQLAVPLTSDYAAIEDLLGELGPGSLPEAGTNFSALLDEAGDAFSLSDATHRILLILSDGEDHGGGWKERLPRLLGEGVRVYAVGLGTDRGGLVPDPKGGFLKDDSGHPVLSRLEPESLRTLASATGGHYFRGDRWVTLSEVFRFDAAADPSRLEKTLGRAERFAYFLLPAVLLWSAAILWELPAFRSVPRVRSPVRPGSPAAKVPVAPLLGLAGLLGLLGFTPAHSRQARAPDAETRNSLVDCVRSLARKDRLSASDYGALARETISWCRSREGEGFSAGVILDGLAAVDRGERLDPGLLPWEKLRTDLLALLKAARPPDAPPEVSSLSRSQGAPSAQRSRFRPQPAGRPVRPEESGRRSPSAGGTLEREWKSTPASPASKEGEEPLARPSPSETRNGAGARLGQVERLDRPALLFERMRQKEAEQVDAPPDPVDW from the coding sequence ATGACGTGGCGATCTCCTTCATGGCTCATCCTCGGGGTTCCGTTCCTGGCGGCCGCCGTGCTGCTTTTCCGACGGTGGAAAGCGGGGCCTTCCGAGAGGAGGCTCTTCGTGAACTTGGTTCCCATGGAAGGGCAATGGGCTCTACAAAGCAGCCCGCGCGTCTTGCATCGGCGTCCTTGGCTGCTGATTCTCGCCGGCCTCTTGTCGGTGGCTGCGCTCGCCGGGCCGCAGTGGGGGCAAAGCCATCGGCGACTCCTTCGGCCGTCGACCGACGTGATCATCGCCTTGGACCTCTCCCGGAGCATGACCGCATCCGATCTGGTTCCGTCCAGGCTCGATCGGGCCAAGCTCTTGATTCGGACGTTTCTGCAGGAAGCCGTGGGCCAACGAATCGGTCTGCTGGTCTTTTCGAGCTCCGCTCAGCTTGCTGTGCCTCTGACCAGCGACTATGCCGCAATCGAAGACCTGCTGGGCGAGCTCGGCCCCGGCAGTCTTCCGGAAGCGGGGACCAACTTCTCCGCGCTTCTCGACGAGGCCGGCGATGCCTTTTCCCTGAGCGACGCGACGCACCGGATTCTCCTCATCCTCAGTGACGGCGAAGATCACGGAGGAGGCTGGAAGGAGCGGCTGCCGCGGCTGCTCGGCGAGGGAGTGCGCGTCTATGCCGTCGGCCTGGGCACGGACCGGGGCGGGTTGGTTCCCGATCCCAAGGGAGGATTCCTCAAGGACGACAGTGGGCATCCGGTTCTTTCCCGCCTGGAGCCGGAATCGCTGCGCACCTTGGCTTCGGCCACCGGAGGGCACTATTTTCGCGGGGACAGGTGGGTTACCTTGTCCGAAGTCTTCCGCTTCGACGCGGCCGCGGACCCATCGCGCTTGGAGAAGACCCTCGGCCGCGCGGAGCGTTTTGCCTATTTCCTGCTGCCCGCGGTCCTTTTATGGTCGGCGGCCATCCTTTGGGAACTCCCGGCCTTTCGTTCGGTTCCTCGGGTCCGTTCGCCGGTCCGTCCCGGCTCTCCCGCAGCGAAAGTTCCCGTTGCCCCGCTTCTCGGGCTGGCGGGACTTCTCGGGCTTCTCGGCTTCACTCCTGCCCATTCCCGACAAGCCCGCGCACCCGACGCGGAAACAAGGAATTCTCTCGTCGACTGCGTCCGGTCCCTTGCGCGCAAGGATCGGCTTTCCGCCTCCGACTACGGAGCTCTCGCCCGGGAAACGATCTCCTGGTGCCGGAGCCGGGAGGGCGAAGGATTCTCTGCCGGTGTGATTCTGGATGGCTTGGCTGCGGTCGATCGAGGGGAACGGCTCGATCCCGGCCTTTTGCCTTGGGAGAAGCTCCGGACCGACTTACTGGCTTTGCTGAAAGCCGCCCGGCCCCCGGACGCCCCACCGGAAGTATCCTCTCTATCGCGCAGCCAAGGTGCCCCTTCGGCTCAACGATCCCGGTTCCGCCCGCAGCCCGCCGGTCGGCCGGTCCGGCCCGAAGAGAGCGGGCGCCGCAGCCCCTCGGCCGGCGGCACCTTGGAAAGGGAGTGGAAATCCACACCGGCGTCCCCGGCCTCCAAGGAAGGGGAGGAGCCGCTAGCCCGCCCGTCGCCTTCGGAGACCAGGAACGGAGCCGGGGCGCGGCTAGGCCAGGTGGAGCGTCTCGACCGCCCGGCGCTCCTCTTTGAACGAATGCGGCAAAAAGAGGCGGAGCAGGTGGATGCCCCGCCGGATCCGGTGGATTGGTGA
- a CDS encoding BatD family protein, giving the protein MKRLFVFFVLAALFPGALLCGQSAYWIPPEGKASLDSPCRLELFVEGGVPVSDPELPAVPYLEVSGPKREVRVGRGHGGEAGVAYIYTVQPLRAGAYTVPSFSLETDRGVASVPSLTFWAGGRPSAPSFSSSAEASLTVFRNEVWQGEPFPVEYRLLAHAGVFLEITGQPEWTPADLLVDRWSRPDRVSGESRGGFFSGLRYSALAIALNPGTISLPPVSQHVTMETGKFGQGLFSQAIIRPLILHSSSFSFRVKPLPPPTDGEFSQAVGTFRLSSRISPSEVQVGEPATWILRIEGMGNWTSPWKLSPPAIPSGLRLIEPAPRRENDPDSLFCAALILERILVADRPGRYTIPPYRFTYFDPLAGVYRTALTPPAVLNVTPGPAGATGAPPERSSSTRGNLPAAEAPGRSRMPKAPLSGAARGMVPITNSWLLVEAGGLGVLLFGLWLFLARRHARLGDPLERRRAGLRRLRRIHQEIRRSVSPEERQKQLFRWQSATRDAWLVLPAVPETAELQAALERARADPTVQRAWTALWREAEIHLYAKDAKLAPDWVDRSEALARALRIPRPPWKKTFALRHFFPLLLLSGLFLFSAWGIGDPPTERAGKSALSGALLERRLQSCPTDWIARNNLGALLAQEGRWSEALAQWSGAFLLMPRDSAVRWNFALGLSRCPEVDERLSALAGGPLWIRWIGIGSPAEWQILLATALLTACLGGALHLLALYRLIPPVRSLRRILLACGLGLSGLAASAVALYGPLCDPRAGLVTEGAFLQALPTDAQPHGRAVTVPALGRIGKPFLGWVRVHLTGGRSGWVRVESVVPFFDPPLRAPISPAADNRESVRCPFPRESGNEETANHNRSSRPPTTFRASSLSSAKARAAFASSK; this is encoded by the coding sequence GTGAAGCGGCTTTTTGTTTTTTTTGTGCTCGCCGCCCTTTTTCCCGGCGCCCTGCTCTGCGGCCAAAGCGCTTACTGGATCCCTCCCGAGGGCAAGGCGAGCCTCGATTCGCCCTGTCGGCTGGAGCTGTTTGTCGAGGGCGGGGTTCCCGTTTCCGATCCCGAGCTTCCGGCCGTCCCGTATTTGGAGGTCAGCGGCCCGAAGAGGGAGGTTCGCGTCGGGCGGGGGCATGGAGGCGAGGCCGGTGTCGCCTATATCTACACCGTGCAGCCGCTGCGCGCCGGGGCGTATACGGTGCCCTCGTTTTCCCTGGAGACCGATCGCGGGGTGGCTTCCGTGCCGTCGCTGACGTTCTGGGCCGGAGGGCGGCCTTCGGCTCCCTCCTTCAGCTCTTCGGCGGAAGCGTCGCTCACCGTCTTTCGAAACGAGGTGTGGCAGGGGGAGCCCTTCCCCGTCGAATATCGGCTTCTGGCGCATGCGGGCGTTTTTCTCGAGATCACGGGCCAACCGGAGTGGACCCCGGCCGATCTGCTCGTCGACCGCTGGAGTCGGCCGGATAGGGTGAGCGGCGAATCGCGCGGAGGCTTTTTCAGCGGCCTCCGCTATTCGGCCCTCGCGATCGCCCTCAATCCCGGTACGATCTCCCTTCCCCCGGTCAGCCAGCACGTGACCATGGAAACGGGAAAGTTCGGCCAGGGACTTTTCTCGCAAGCGATCATTCGTCCGCTCATTCTCCATTCCTCCTCTTTCTCCTTCCGGGTCAAGCCGTTGCCCCCCCCGACGGACGGCGAGTTCAGCCAGGCTGTCGGCACCTTCCGGCTCTCCAGCCGGATCTCGCCCTCCGAAGTTCAGGTCGGGGAACCGGCCACCTGGATTCTTCGCATCGAAGGAATGGGCAACTGGACGTCTCCTTGGAAGCTCTCTCCCCCGGCGATCCCCTCCGGGCTGCGCCTGATCGAGCCGGCCCCCCGGCGGGAAAACGATCCCGACTCCCTCTTCTGCGCCGCCCTCATTCTGGAGCGGATCCTCGTTGCCGATCGGCCCGGCCGATATACGATTCCTCCTTACCGGTTCACCTACTTCGACCCTCTGGCCGGAGTGTATCGGACGGCTCTGACCCCCCCCGCCGTCTTAAACGTAACGCCCGGGCCCGCGGGCGCAACCGGCGCCCCGCCGGAACGCTCCTCTTCGACCCGGGGGAACCTCCCGGCCGCCGAAGCGCCCGGAAGGAGCAGGATGCCGAAGGCACCCCTTTCCGGCGCCGCCCGCGGCATGGTTCCGATAACGAACAGCTGGTTGTTGGTCGAGGCGGGCGGCCTGGGCGTCCTGCTTTTCGGTCTATGGCTCTTCCTGGCGCGCCGACACGCTCGGCTCGGCGACCCGCTGGAACGCCGACGCGCCGGGTTGCGGCGTCTCCGGCGGATTCATCAGGAAATTCGTCGATCCGTCTCTCCGGAGGAGCGGCAGAAGCAACTGTTTCGGTGGCAATCGGCGACCCGGGATGCCTGGCTTGTCCTTCCCGCTGTCCCGGAAACGGCGGAACTGCAGGCCGCCCTGGAGCGCGCCCGGGCCGACCCGACGGTGCAGAGGGCTTGGACGGCGCTCTGGCGGGAGGCCGAGATCCATCTCTATGCAAAAGATGCGAAGCTTGCGCCCGATTGGGTCGATCGTTCCGAGGCGCTGGCCCGCGCCCTCCGCATTCCTCGACCGCCGTGGAAAAAAACATTCGCCCTGCGTCATTTCTTCCCTCTGTTGCTGCTCTCGGGCCTCTTTCTTTTCTCGGCTTGGGGGATCGGCGATCCACCGACGGAGCGCGCGGGGAAATCGGCGCTATCCGGGGCGCTTCTGGAGCGCAGGTTGCAAAGCTGTCCGACGGACTGGATCGCTCGCAACAATCTCGGGGCGCTGCTTGCCCAGGAAGGACGCTGGAGCGAAGCCCTCGCCCAATGGTCGGGCGCCTTTCTGCTCATGCCGCGCGATTCCGCCGTCCGATGGAACTTCGCCTTGGGCCTCTCCCGCTGTCCGGAGGTTGACGAGAGGCTTTCGGCGTTGGCGGGCGGACCGCTCTGGATTCGCTGGATCGGCATCGGATCGCCCGCGGAATGGCAGATCCTTCTTGCAACGGCTCTTTTGACAGCCTGCCTCGGTGGAGCGCTCCACCTGCTCGCGCTCTATCGCTTGATTCCGCCGGTGCGTTCTCTTCGGCGGATCTTGCTGGCATGCGGCCTGGGGCTATCGGGATTAGCGGCGAGCGCGGTAGCTCTGTACGGACCGCTGTGCGATCCTCGGGCGGGCCTCGTGACTGAAGGAGCTTTTCTCCAGGCATTGCCGACGGATGCCCAACCGCACGGCAGGGCGGTAACCGTGCCCGCACTCGGTCGGATCGGAAAACCGTTTCTCGGATGGGTCCGAGTGCACCTTACGGGTGGCCGCTCGGGATGGGTCCGCGTGGAGTCCGTCGTTCCGTTCTTTGATCCTCCTCTCCGGGCCCCGATCTCTCCCGCCGCCGACAATCGGGAGTCCGTGCGCTGTCCGTTCCCTCGCGAGAGCGGGAACGAGGAAACCGCAAATCACAACCGCTCCAGCAGGCCGCCGACGACTTTTCGAGCGTCAAGCCTCTCTTCCGCAAAGGCGCGCGCCGCTTTCGCTTCCTCGAAGTAA
- a CDS encoding efflux RND transporter permease subunit: protein MWLVRTALKKPYSVAVLAVLIVFLGFFAIQKTPTDVFPEIDIPVVIVAWQYLGLVPTDMTNYITTFSDYQIANFVDGVKRVESNVFFGFSVTKVYFQPNVNISMAVAEITAVLQPIIKRMPPGTTPPLIFRFNASSVPVVQIAVSSPVLSEAKLYDYTVWQLRRDLLAVRGTLLIPPWGGIVRWMTVDCDPNQLLARGLTAQDLLNVVNGQIIDYPSGDVKIGDRDYFVTLNNVPKDIFEVNNFPVKLVPDPNTSIVRKNINDRVVYVRDVANVHDGGVPQWSLVRLNGRRGVLMTALKIAGGSTIQIVDQIKSLLPEIRRANPEVEIRELFDQSVYVAAAIQGVVSEAASAALLTGIMIFLFLGSVRTTLIVVTSIPLCILLSLFVLSSLGHTLNLMTLGGLALAVGILVDDATVAIENIHRNLRLGKPFRQAILDGSQEIAAPAFMATLSICVVFTSVLFLDGPPRFLFIPMALAVVFAMLFSYFLSRTLVPAMAVLLLREESASVEKRPDSARAGWIAAFDRAFDAFRERYARLLGFLLAHRRRVFETTAVLLLFSLFASLWIGRDFFPVADAGILRLHVYAPTGTRIEVTESIFADVEKVIREVIPPEELETIVDNMGIPIYFMATLALSDSMNEGVFDGEIFIQLREHHHPTARYAKRLRDLLPKRFPSCDFFFQPADMVNEVLNFGIAAPIDIHVSGLDLDLAYKLAAEIRDRVRSVPGAVDVHIHQRIDYPTLHLEVDRVRAVEMGLKQVDITNNVLNNLSSSFMVSPTYWVDPRTTINYPFLVFTQQRKISSINDLLNMTLAPTTTETVPPAASVQTLLGNVQNAELLANVARLTETLQPAMMSRSTMKPVFDVLANVQGRDLAGVAVDIEKLLRDVRQKLPPLYRAEVMGQVVSMQDAFARLGSGVLFAIVLVYLLLVTNFQSWREPFIILSVLPIGACGIVWMLFLTGTTFSVPALMGALMTVGVASSNSILLITFANQRMAEGSTAVEAAVEAGRIRLRPVLMTAGAMIVGMLPMALGAAEGGEQYAPLGRAVIGGLALATVGTLIFVPAVFVSIRSRKPRSGR, encoded by the coding sequence ATGTGGCTTGTCCGCACGGCCCTCAAGAAACCCTATTCCGTTGCTGTCTTGGCGGTCCTCATCGTCTTTCTCGGGTTTTTCGCGATCCAAAAAACACCCACCGACGTCTTTCCGGAGATCGATATCCCGGTCGTGATCGTCGCTTGGCAATACCTGGGCTTGGTGCCTACGGATATGACCAACTACATCACGACGTTCAGCGACTACCAGATTGCGAACTTTGTCGACGGCGTCAAGCGGGTCGAGTCCAACGTCTTCTTCGGATTCTCGGTCACCAAGGTCTATTTCCAGCCGAACGTCAACATTTCCATGGCGGTCGCCGAGATTACGGCGGTCCTCCAACCGATCATCAAGCGGATGCCCCCAGGGACGACCCCTCCGTTGATCTTTCGCTTCAATGCCTCCTCGGTGCCGGTTGTGCAGATCGCCGTTTCGAGCCCGGTCCTTTCGGAAGCGAAACTCTACGACTACACCGTCTGGCAGCTCCGCCGCGATCTGCTCGCGGTTCGGGGAACCCTTCTCATTCCCCCATGGGGAGGGATCGTCCGGTGGATGACCGTCGATTGCGATCCCAACCAGCTCTTGGCCCGGGGCTTGACGGCCCAGGATCTGCTCAACGTCGTCAACGGGCAGATCATCGATTACCCGTCAGGCGATGTTAAGATCGGGGATCGCGACTACTTCGTCACGCTCAACAACGTTCCAAAGGACATCTTCGAGGTCAATAACTTCCCCGTAAAGCTCGTTCCCGATCCCAACACCTCGATCGTCCGGAAGAACATCAACGACCGCGTCGTCTACGTACGCGACGTGGCCAATGTCCATGACGGCGGCGTGCCCCAGTGGAGCCTGGTGCGTCTCAACGGACGCCGAGGAGTCCTTATGACGGCCCTCAAGATCGCAGGAGGGTCCACCATCCAGATCGTCGATCAGATCAAGTCGCTCTTGCCCGAGATCCGGCGGGCGAACCCCGAAGTCGAAATCCGAGAGCTTTTCGACCAGTCCGTTTACGTGGCGGCGGCGATCCAAGGGGTCGTAAGCGAAGCCGCAAGCGCGGCTCTGCTCACCGGAATCATGATCTTTCTCTTCTTGGGAAGCGTCCGGACCACCTTGATCGTCGTGACCTCCATACCTTTGTGCATTCTGCTCTCGCTCTTCGTGCTCAGCAGCCTCGGGCATACCCTCAACCTGATGACTCTCGGGGGACTGGCCCTCGCCGTCGGCATCTTGGTGGACGATGCGACAGTGGCGATCGAGAACATTCACCGCAATCTCCGGCTGGGCAAGCCGTTCCGGCAGGCGATCCTCGATGGGAGCCAAGAGATCGCCGCGCCCGCCTTCATGGCCACTCTGTCGATTTGCGTGGTCTTCACGTCGGTTCTCTTCCTCGACGGCCCGCCCCGTTTCCTGTTCATCCCGATGGCGCTGGCCGTCGTCTTCGCGATGCTCTTTTCCTATTTTCTCTCGCGGACCCTCGTTCCCGCCATGGCGGTGCTCCTGCTCCGCGAGGAGTCGGCGAGCGTGGAAAAAAGACCGGATTCGGCCCGAGCGGGGTGGATTGCGGCCTTCGATCGCGCCTTCGATGCGTTCCGCGAACGGTATGCACGACTGCTCGGTTTCCTTCTCGCTCATCGTAGGCGCGTTTTCGAAACCACGGCTGTTCTGCTCCTCTTCAGCCTCTTCGCGTCGCTCTGGATCGGCCGGGACTTCTTCCCCGTCGCCGACGCGGGCATTTTGCGGCTTCATGTCTATGCTCCGACCGGAACCCGGATCGAGGTCACCGAAAGCATTTTTGCCGACGTGGAGAAGGTGATTCGAGAAGTCATTCCTCCCGAAGAACTAGAGACGATAGTCGACAATATGGGAATTCCCATCTATTTCATGGCGACGCTGGCCCTTTCGGATTCGATGAACGAGGGGGTCTTCGACGGCGAGATCTTCATTCAGCTCCGGGAACACCACCATCCGACCGCCCGATACGCCAAGCGCCTGCGGGATCTCCTTCCGAAGCGGTTTCCCAGCTGCGACTTCTTTTTCCAGCCCGCGGACATGGTCAACGAAGTGCTCAATTTCGGGATCGCCGCGCCAATCGATATCCACGTCAGCGGCTTGGATCTCGATCTCGCCTACAAGCTTGCGGCCGAGATCCGGGACCGGGTTCGATCGGTGCCCGGGGCGGTCGACGTCCATATCCACCAGCGGATCGATTACCCCACCCTGCATCTGGAAGTTGATCGGGTCCGCGCGGTCGAAATGGGCCTCAAGCAGGTGGACATCACCAACAACGTGCTCAACAATCTTTCCAGCAGCTTCATGGTGAGCCCGACCTACTGGGTCGACCCGCGCACGACCATCAACTATCCGTTCCTGGTCTTCACCCAGCAGCGAAAGATCTCCTCGATCAACGATCTTCTCAACATGACGCTGGCCCCCACGACGACGGAGACCGTCCCCCCGGCCGCTTCGGTGCAGACGCTCCTCGGCAACGTGCAGAATGCCGAGCTGCTGGCCAACGTAGCCCGGCTGACCGAAACGCTCCAACCGGCCATGATGAGCCGCTCGACCATGAAGCCGGTCTTCGACGTTTTGGCCAACGTCCAAGGCCGGGACCTGGCAGGCGTGGCGGTGGATATCGAAAAGCTTCTGCGGGACGTGCGGCAGAAGCTCCCTCCTCTCTATCGCGCGGAGGTCATGGGGCAGGTAGTCAGCATGCAGGACGCGTTCGCCCGGCTCGGATCCGGCGTTCTTTTCGCCATCGTGCTCGTCTATTTGCTGCTGGTCACGAATTTCCAGTCTTGGCGGGAGCCCTTCATCATCCTCTCGGTGTTGCCGATCGGAGCATGCGGCATTGTCTGGATGCTCTTTTTGACCGGCACCACCTTCAGCGTTCCCGCCTTGATGGGCGCGCTGATGACGGTAGGGGTGGCGAGCTCCAACAGCATCCTGTTGATCACCTTTGCCAATCAGCGGATGGCCGAGGGATCGACAGCGGTCGAGGCGGCTGTGGAAGCAGGGAGGATCCGGCTGCGGCCGGTCCTGATGACGGCCGGTGCGATGATCGTGGGGATGCTTCCGATGGCGCTGGGAGCGGCGGAGGGCGGAGAGCAGTACGCTCCCCTGGGGCGTGCGGTCATCGGAGGACTAGCCCTGGCGACCGTCGGCACCTTGATCTTCGTGCCGGCCGTGTTCGTTTCGATTAGAAGCCGTAAGCCGAGAAGCGGTCGATAG